In Burkholderia sp. WP9, a genomic segment contains:
- a CDS encoding tetratricopeptide repeat protein, translating to MTYSLPFDSVKPGARCAATLAALSLLGACASKDLVGYGVGPQAERAVLAQQANKDPAPDTPGMYLGLIDRMQSQGLYFASLAHIDAYDKQYGASPDSILLRADALRMTDQPAAAVAVYGQLLKTPLATRGYRGLGLIAGAAGDFTRAAQEFQQAVQLAPTDAATLSDLGYARLRDGDVDGARVPLMKAAELDPTNPKIVSNVALYLLANGDQAQALAVMNQQQLAPDVRAAIRSDAAKVAAAGRAQRGVPAQPQVGAGSTGTRTVASAQGIEPTPRLLQRFSQ from the coding sequence ATGACTTACAGTCTCCCGTTCGATTCCGTCAAACCGGGCGCCCGTTGCGCCGCGACGCTGGCCGCGCTGTCGCTGCTCGGCGCGTGCGCATCTAAAGACCTTGTGGGTTACGGCGTCGGACCGCAGGCCGAGCGCGCCGTGCTGGCCCAGCAGGCCAATAAGGATCCCGCGCCGGACACGCCCGGCATGTACCTCGGCTTGATCGACCGGATGCAATCTCAGGGACTGTACTTCGCTTCGCTCGCGCATATCGATGCGTACGACAAGCAGTACGGCGCGAGCCCCGACTCGATTCTGCTGCGCGCCGACGCGCTGCGTATGACCGATCAGCCTGCCGCCGCCGTGGCCGTCTACGGACAACTGCTGAAGACGCCGCTCGCCACGCGTGGCTATCGCGGCCTCGGTCTGATCGCCGGCGCGGCCGGCGACTTCACGCGCGCCGCGCAGGAATTTCAGCAGGCGGTCCAGCTCGCGCCGACCGATGCGGCGACCTTGTCCGACCTCGGCTATGCGCGTTTGCGCGACGGCGATGTGGACGGTGCGCGCGTGCCGCTCATGAAGGCGGCCGAACTGGACCCGACCAATCCGAAGATCGTCAGCAACGTGGCGCTCTATCTGCTCGCCAATGGCGACCAGGCGCAGGCGCTGGCCGTGATGAATCAGCAGCAACTCGCGCCGGACGTGCGAGCCGCGATTCGCAGCGACGCGGCGAAAGTGGCTGCGGCAGGGCGCGCGCAACGCGGCGTGCCGGCGCAACCGCAGGTGGGCGCGGGGAGTACGGGCACGCGCACGGTCGCGAGCGCGCAGGGGATCGAGCCCACGCCGCGCCTGTTGCAGCGTTTCTCGCAATGA
- a CDS encoding type II secretion system F family protein: protein MQTQQLVALALALAALGLLLIAGLVLTRVAAARRSERTLRHALDERALLAAAAARNGEGAQGGAKAAARSARPTGLKGLLERFAHAGIRWLDTPFGRQVVAEEDRRLLEQCGFVDTRTRGLFLVARLLGALVLPVLVAMLARGQLEGPRYVALVIIAAMAGFMLPKVVLRRRASKRRNAVVDELPLLVDLLRLLQGVGLSLDQSLQVVVNDFRGMLPVLAGELEIAQRQFAAGRTREQSLNRLATSYDNEDLRAVMRLLVQVDRHGGAVQEPLKQFGDRLRETRRAMLRERIGRLAVKMTGVMIVTLLPALMIVTAGPGVLAVQHSLGAAKH, encoded by the coding sequence ATGCAGACTCAACAACTCGTCGCACTCGCGCTCGCTCTGGCGGCGCTCGGCTTGCTGCTGATCGCAGGCCTCGTGCTGACGCGCGTGGCGGCGGCGCGGCGCAGCGAACGCACGCTGCGCCACGCGCTCGACGAGCGCGCGCTGCTCGCCGCCGCGGCGGCACGCAATGGAGAAGGCGCACAGGGTGGCGCGAAGGCGGCAGCGCGCAGCGCGCGACCCACGGGTCTAAAAGGCTTGCTGGAGCGCTTTGCGCATGCCGGGATTCGCTGGCTCGACACGCCGTTCGGCCGCCAGGTCGTCGCGGAAGAAGATCGCCGGCTACTCGAACAATGCGGTTTCGTGGATACGCGCACGCGCGGCCTCTTTCTGGTGGCGCGGCTGCTGGGTGCGCTGGTGCTGCCCGTGCTGGTCGCCATGCTGGCGCGCGGTCAGCTGGAGGGGCCGCGCTATGTGGCGCTGGTGATCATCGCCGCGATGGCGGGCTTCATGTTGCCGAAGGTCGTGTTGCGGCGGCGTGCCAGCAAGCGCCGCAACGCTGTGGTCGACGAGTTGCCGTTGCTGGTCGATTTGCTGCGTCTCCTGCAAGGCGTGGGCTTGTCGCTCGATCAGAGCCTGCAGGTGGTGGTCAACGATTTTCGCGGCATGTTGCCGGTGCTCGCCGGCGAGCTGGAGATCGCGCAACGTCAGTTCGCCGCGGGACGCACGCGCGAGCAGTCGCTGAACCGGCTCGCGACGAGCTACGACAACGAAGATCTGCGCGCGGTGATGCGCTTGCTGGTGCAGGTCGACCGGCACGGCGGCGCCGTGCAGGAACCGCTCAAGCAGTTCGGCGACCGCCTGCGGGAGACGCGCCGCGCGATGCTGCGCGAACGTATCGGCCGGCTCGCCGTGAAGATGACAGGCGTGATGATCGTGACGCTGTTGCCCGCGTTGATGATCGTCACGGCCGGACCCGGCGTGCTGGCTGTCCAGCATTCGTTGGGCGCAGCGAAGCACTGA
- a CDS encoding type II secretion system F family protein, which translates to MSSAVLVFAALALLCAALALLLWQRGAQRKGQVSAERYIDSRMASPNGGSFGASPMAAGVAAGGMGSGLASGARGGPARAVATQAVIAPQAPSADAGWLEYWRYLQARVRFMVRHAMARAGIANAKAPAALAGTVVLLLCGWAALAGGVLAAGAALIACVMFFYFLLTLRVNKRRQQIVRQLPLFLDGIVRLITLGNSVPAAFQAAMQTTEAPLRECLDYVSRMLRTGVEIDRALSQVALIYGVRELELVGAVLRLSVKYGGRADVMLERMASFMRDLEHAERELVAMSAETRLSSWVLAMLPVGIGGFLILSNPKYFASMWFDPTGRQLVYLAFALQLGGAYLLYRLANLRN; encoded by the coding sequence ATGTCTAGCGCGGTCCTGGTCTTCGCGGCGCTTGCGCTGCTCTGCGCGGCGCTCGCATTGCTGCTCTGGCAGCGCGGCGCGCAACGCAAAGGCCAGGTGAGCGCGGAACGCTATATCGACAGCCGCATGGCGTCGCCTAACGGGGGTTCGTTTGGGGCGTCCCCCATGGCGGCCGGCGTCGCTGCGGGTGGGATGGGCAGCGGCCTGGCAAGCGGTGCGCGTGGCGGCCCCGCGCGCGCCGTCGCGACGCAGGCCGTGATCGCTCCGCAGGCACCGTCTGCCGACGCTGGCTGGCTCGAGTATTGGCGTTATCTGCAGGCGCGCGTGCGTTTCATGGTGCGGCACGCGATGGCGCGTGCGGGCATTGCCAATGCAAAAGCGCCGGCCGCGCTCGCGGGCACCGTGGTGTTGCTGCTGTGCGGCTGGGCCGCGCTGGCAGGCGGCGTGCTCGCGGCCGGCGCCGCGTTGATCGCCTGCGTGATGTTCTTCTATTTTCTGTTGACGCTGCGCGTAAACAAACGCCGTCAGCAGATCGTGCGGCAGTTGCCGCTGTTTCTCGACGGCATCGTGCGTCTGATCACGCTCGGCAACAGCGTGCCCGCGGCTTTCCAGGCCGCGATGCAAACCACCGAGGCGCCGCTGCGCGAATGCCTCGACTACGTGTCGCGAATGCTGCGCACCGGCGTGGAGATCGATCGCGCGCTCTCCCAGGTCGCGCTGATCTATGGCGTGCGCGAACTCGAACTGGTCGGCGCCGTGCTGCGTCTGTCGGTCAAATACGGCGGCCGCGCCGATGTCATGCTCGAACGGATGGCCTCGTTCATGCGCGACCTCGAACACGCCGAGCGCGAACTGGTCGCGATGTCGGCGGAAACGCGGCTCTCGTCGTGGGTGCTGGCCATGCTGCCGGTCGGCATCGGCGGTTTCCTGATCCTCTCCAATCCTAAGTATTTCGCGTCGATGTGGTTCGACCCGACCGGCCGGCAACTGGTCTATCTGGCGTTTGCATTGCAGCTGGGCGGGGCCTATCTGCTGTATCGCCTCGCGAACCTGAGGAATTGA
- a CDS encoding CpaF family protein, translating into MAKEIEFADDAPSFAHSQQFQDIKNAAHEHLLTRIEELGSEFGRWSRNAINQFVDLEMDSFVRLRRIPINESEVRLIAEALTKELAGFGPIEDLLADPAVEDILINGYNDVYVSRHGILTRIQVRFADNAHLLRIVRRILAPIGRRLDESNPMVDARLPNGGRVNVVIEPLSIDGPIVSIRKFRKDPMRPDDLLGNGTYSPEIGALLEAAVAARCNVLVSGGTSSGKTSLLNALAFHIPEPERVVTIEDTAELSLNHPHVVRLESRPGGFDGAGVVTIRDLLRNTLRMRPDRIIVGEVRGGEVLEMLQAMNTGHDGSMGTVHASSPRECLYRLEMLAGFAGFQGTESSLRRQIANAIDFIVQIGRLSNGRRRILSITEVTGLSDNIIATQELYRYEPILTAEGDELDNWVSLGIHPHSPKLARFRQALGGGEANNAFGNAGFGGGFGGSGGGGGFGGGGGGFGGGFNV; encoded by the coding sequence ATGGCAAAAGAAATCGAATTTGCCGACGACGCGCCTTCGTTCGCGCATAGCCAGCAGTTCCAGGACATCAAGAACGCGGCGCACGAACATCTGCTCACGCGTATCGAGGAACTCGGCTCCGAGTTCGGCCGCTGGTCGCGTAACGCGATCAACCAGTTCGTCGATCTGGAGATGGACAGCTTCGTCAGGCTGCGCCGCATACCGATCAACGAGAGCGAAGTGCGCCTGATCGCGGAGGCGCTGACCAAGGAACTCGCGGGCTTCGGTCCGATCGAGGATCTGCTCGCCGATCCGGCCGTCGAAGACATTCTGATCAACGGCTACAACGACGTGTACGTGTCGCGCCACGGCATTCTGACGCGCATTCAGGTGCGCTTTGCCGACAACGCGCATCTGCTGCGGATCGTGCGGCGCATTCTCGCGCCGATCGGCCGACGTCTGGACGAATCGAATCCGATGGTCGATGCGCGTCTGCCGAACGGCGGCCGTGTGAACGTGGTGATCGAGCCGCTCTCGATCGACGGACCGATCGTCTCGATCCGCAAATTCCGTAAAGATCCGATGCGGCCCGACGATCTGCTCGGCAACGGCACCTACAGTCCGGAGATCGGCGCGTTGCTCGAAGCCGCGGTGGCGGCGCGCTGCAACGTGCTGGTGTCGGGCGGCACGAGCTCGGGCAAGACGTCGCTGCTCAATGCGCTGGCGTTTCATATTCCTGAGCCGGAGCGGGTCGTGACCATCGAGGACACCGCCGAACTGTCGCTGAACCATCCGCACGTGGTGCGGCTGGAAAGCCGGCCGGGCGGCTTCGACGGCGCGGGCGTCGTGACGATTCGCGACCTGCTGCGCAATACCTTGCGGATGCGGCCGGACCGCATCATCGTCGGCGAAGTGCGCGGCGGCGAGGTGCTCGAAATGCTGCAGGCGATGAACACCGGGCACGACGGCTCGATGGGCACCGTGCACGCGAGCTCGCCGCGCGAATGTCTGTACCGGCTCGAAATGCTGGCGGGCTTCGCGGGCTTCCAGGGCACCGAGTCGAGCCTGCGCCGCCAGATCGCCAATGCGATCGACTTCATCGTGCAGATCGGCCGGCTCTCCAACGGCCGCCGTCGGATCCTGTCGATCACCGAAGTGACGGGGCTGTCCGACAACATCATCGCCACGCAGGAGTTGTATCGCTACGAGCCGATCCTGACCGCCGAAGGCGACGAGCTCGACAACTGGGTCTCGCTCGGCATTCATCCGCATTCGCCGAAGCTGGCGCGTTTCCGCCAGGCGCTCGGCGGCGGCGAGGCAAACAATGCGTTCGGCAACGCGGGCTTCGGCGGCGGCTTTGGCGGATCGGGCGGCGGTGGCGGCTTCGGCGGTGGTGGTGGCGGGTTTGGCGGAGGCTTCAATGTCTAG
- a CDS encoding fimbrial protein — MNARTHSLTERAVTDYFVFASLTDEHVHWLADTLVGAGVVEVATLDPSMLTQRIATLNPSLVFVDFSCGRAAAASAAASAVRTAYPSMQIVALGSLAEPESALAALRAGVRDFIDLTAPREDALRITRQVLDNLVEPVSRHGHVTALLGARVGMGVSTLAANLSVMLQRRDVAQGRQAALLDLGLPAADASLLLNTRSEFNFVEAVRNLRRFDQTFVHTALSHHASGLALTTLPPNLADMREVSYSSSIGLLSRLRAFFDQQIVDLGGFTNGEFIAHVVQAADETWLLCDQGVASIVSAVGVLDALREEGVDTSNVQLIVNKFDADLGLAAAQIAQRLDIPLLATLPERRIALGQAVNQGHLLVDVAARDPYVRALEPLIERLGGAARTASQARGKSALGALKRLIPTTHKRS, encoded by the coding sequence ATGAACGCGAGAACGCATTCATTGACTGAACGGGCGGTCACCGACTATTTCGTGTTCGCGTCGCTAACCGACGAACACGTGCATTGGCTCGCCGATACGCTGGTGGGCGCCGGTGTGGTCGAAGTGGCCACGCTCGATCCGTCGATGCTGACACAGCGCATCGCGACGCTGAATCCGTCGCTGGTGTTCGTCGATTTTTCCTGCGGCCGCGCCGCGGCGGCGAGCGCTGCCGCGAGCGCGGTGCGCACCGCTTATCCCAGCATGCAGATCGTCGCGCTGGGCTCGCTCGCGGAACCCGAAAGCGCGCTGGCCGCGTTGCGTGCCGGCGTGCGCGACTTCATCGATCTGACGGCGCCCCGCGAAGACGCTCTGCGAATCACGCGCCAGGTGCTCGACAACCTTGTCGAGCCGGTTAGCCGCCATGGCCATGTCACCGCGCTGCTGGGCGCGCGCGTCGGCATGGGCGTGAGCACGCTGGCCGCGAATCTTTCGGTGATGCTGCAACGGCGCGATGTCGCGCAGGGCCGGCAAGCGGCGTTGCTCGATCTCGGCCTGCCGGCCGCGGACGCGTCGCTGCTCCTGAATACGCGCAGTGAATTCAATTTCGTCGAAGCCGTGCGCAACCTGCGCCGCTTCGATCAGACCTTCGTGCATACCGCGCTGTCGCACCACGCGAGCGGCCTCGCGCTCACCACGCTGCCGCCGAATCTGGCGGACATGCGCGAGGTCTCGTACTCGTCGTCGATCGGTTTGCTGAGCCGCCTGCGGGCGTTCTTCGACCAGCAGATCGTCGATCTCGGCGGCTTCACCAATGGCGAGTTCATCGCCCATGTCGTGCAGGCCGCCGATGAAACCTGGCTGCTGTGCGATCAGGGCGTGGCCTCGATCGTATCGGCAGTCGGCGTGCTCGACGCGTTGCGTGAAGAGGGCGTGGATACCTCGAACGTGCAGCTGATCGTCAACAAGTTCGACGCCGATCTCGGTCTCGCCGCCGCGCAGATCGCGCAACGTCTGGACATTCCATTGCTCGCCACCTTGCCGGAGCGGCGTATCGCGCTTGGGCAGGCGGTCAATCAGGGGCATCTGCTGGTCGATGTCGCCGCGCGCGATCCGTATGTGCGCGCGCTCGAACCGTTGATCGAGCGGCTCGGCGGCGCCGCGCGCACCGCTTCGCAGGCACGCGGCAAATCGGCTCTCGGCGCGCTCAAGCGCCTCATTCCAACCACTCACAAGCGGTCATAG
- a CDS encoding type II and III secretion system protein family protein, with product MTERIFVFRKTAWLGVVLLAVSAATDAAGPVQRGQAAQAAQAGQSAQPATAAPGQTIALTVGAQQQIAVGHTLQRVAIGDPSVADVLIIKGDKRGGVLLVGKAAGTTNLMLWAREREAPLQYTVDVTTPAAASLLGPDTPAVKVLGGTAVVSGTSATMEAHQRAVVTAEGSLGKDGSVFDTSRVASRAVVQVDVRVVEFSRSVLKEVGFNFFKQNNGFTFGSFAPSALTSVSATAGQAPSLTGVTPISSAFNLIFNSATHGLFANLSLLESNNLARVLAEPTLVALSGQSASFLAGGEVPIPVPQALGTTSIEFKPYGIGLTLTPTVLSPQRIALKVAPEASQLDFANAVTISGVSVPAFITRRADTTVELGDGESFVIGGLIDRETASNVSKVPLLGDLPVIGTFFKQLNYQQNEKELVIIVTPHLVSPLAKGATLPSTPGEQSEQRNGPVWRSLIGGVAARDSSPGFSK from the coding sequence ATGACAGAACGGATTTTTGTTTTCCGCAAGACGGCGTGGCTGGGGGTGGTCTTGCTGGCCGTATCGGCGGCGACCGATGCAGCGGGGCCGGTGCAGCGCGGGCAAGCGGCACAAGCGGCACAAGCGGGTCAATCGGCCCAGCCAGCGACCGCCGCGCCTGGGCAGACCATTGCGCTGACGGTCGGCGCGCAGCAGCAAATCGCCGTCGGCCACACGCTGCAACGTGTCGCGATTGGCGACCCGTCGGTGGCCGACGTGCTGATCATCAAGGGCGACAAGCGCGGCGGCGTGCTGCTGGTCGGCAAGGCCGCGGGGACGACCAACCTGATGTTGTGGGCGCGCGAGCGCGAAGCGCCGCTGCAATACACGGTCGACGTGACCACACCGGCCGCCGCGTCGTTGCTGGGACCCGACACGCCGGCTGTGAAAGTGCTCGGCGGCACGGCCGTGGTGTCCGGCACGTCCGCGACGATGGAGGCTCACCAGCGCGCCGTGGTCACGGCCGAGGGCTCGCTCGGCAAGGACGGTTCGGTATTCGACACGTCCAGGGTGGCGAGCCGCGCAGTCGTCCAGGTGGACGTGCGGGTGGTCGAGTTCAGCCGTTCGGTGTTGAAGGAAGTGGGCTTCAACTTCTTCAAGCAGAACAACGGCTTCACATTTGGTTCGTTCGCGCCGTCGGCTTTGACTTCCGTGTCGGCGACGGCGGGCCAGGCGCCGAGTCTGACCGGCGTGACGCCGATCTCGTCGGCGTTCAACCTGATTTTCAACTCCGCGACGCACGGGTTGTTCGCGAACCTGAGTCTGCTCGAGAGCAACAACCTCGCGCGGGTGCTCGCGGAGCCGACTCTGGTCGCGTTGTCAGGCCAGAGCGCGAGTTTCCTCGCCGGCGGCGAGGTGCCGATTCCGGTGCCGCAGGCGCTCGGTACGACTTCGATCGAATTCAAGCCGTACGGCATTGGACTCACGCTCACGCCGACCGTCTTGAGCCCGCAGCGCATCGCCCTGAAAGTGGCGCCGGAGGCGAGCCAGCTGGACTTCGCCAACGCGGTGACGATCAGCGGCGTGTCGGTGCCCGCGTTCATCACGCGGAGAGCGGACACCACCGTCGAACTCGGCGATGGCGAGAGCTTCGTGATCGGCGGGCTGATCGACCGCGAGACGGCGTCGAATGTCTCGAAGGTGCCGTTGCTCGGCGACCTTCCCGTGATCGGGACGTTCTTCAAACAGCTGAACTACCAGCAGAACGAGAAAGAGCTGGTGATCATCGTGACGCCGCATCTGGTCTCGCCGCTCGCCAAGGGCGCGACCTTGCCGTCGACGCCGGGCGAGCAGTCCGAGCAGCGCAATGGGCCGGTGTGGCGCTCGCTGATCGGCGGCGTGGCGGCGCGCGATTCGTCGCCGGGATTTTCGAAGTGA
- the cpaB gene encoding Flp pilus assembly protein CpaB: MPNLTRIFAGVLIVVALVLGMFAWTLSRRPAPVAVTPATHASFPVVVATRTLTAGKAITPDDLRVQSLPINPNGAFTEPAQLAGRVPNAEIGADSPVLESQLSSGLAERVEPGERALAVRVDEGNAVGNRLRPGNFVDVFFTLKRDGGSMGNGGEIDRTQARLLMSKVRVLAFGNATASGDSAGDPNGMVRTAVLAVPVADVDRLTLAESAGRLIFALRNPKDAEVVDQSVLPAYPGVLKTAAQAGTGAPLQDSTRAAAGVALDTLSGSVNAGSAGAAARLPPLPRVLPTRVAGNTNSTKSGIEVIRGGRAETVAW, encoded by the coding sequence ATGCCGAATCTGACCAGAATTTTTGCCGGTGTATTGATCGTGGTGGCGCTCGTGCTCGGGATGTTCGCGTGGACACTGTCGCGCCGCCCGGCGCCCGTGGCCGTCACGCCCGCCACGCATGCGAGTTTTCCGGTGGTGGTGGCGACCCGCACGCTGACGGCGGGCAAAGCCATTACCCCCGACGATCTGCGCGTGCAATCGCTGCCGATCAATCCGAACGGCGCCTTCACGGAGCCGGCGCAACTGGCCGGGCGCGTGCCGAACGCGGAGATCGGCGCGGACTCGCCAGTGCTGGAAAGCCAGTTGTCGTCGGGGCTCGCGGAGCGCGTCGAACCGGGCGAGCGCGCGCTCGCCGTAAGGGTGGACGAAGGCAACGCGGTCGGCAACCGTCTGCGGCCGGGCAATTTCGTCGACGTATTTTTTACGCTCAAGCGCGACGGCGGCAGCATGGGGAACGGCGGCGAAATCGACCGGACCCAGGCGCGTCTGCTGATGTCGAAAGTGCGCGTGCTGGCGTTCGGCAACGCCACCGCGAGCGGCGACAGTGCGGGCGATCCGAACGGCATGGTTCGAACGGCGGTGCTCGCCGTGCCGGTCGCCGATGTGGATCGTCTAACGCTCGCCGAGAGCGCCGGCCGTCTGATCTTCGCGTTGCGTAATCCAAAGGATGCCGAAGTAGTCGATCAAAGCGTTTTGCCGGCTTATCCGGGCGTGCTGAAGACGGCGGCCCAGGCGGGCACTGGCGCGCCGCTTCAGGATTCGACCCGCGCCGCAGCCGGCGTGGCGCTCGACACCTTGTCGGGCAGCGTGAACGCTGGCAGCGCCGGCGCCGCCGCACGGCTGCCGCCGCTTCCGCGCGTGCTGCCGACGCGCGTGGCCGGCAATACCAACAGTACAAAGAGCGGTATCGAAGTGATACGGGGTGGGCGCGCCGAGACGGTCGCCTGGTAA
- a CDS encoding TadE family protein — protein sequence MKPATMQRACLQHQRIHQCGARAQRGATAIEFALVFPLFFAILYAIITFSLILVAQQNLTLAAEEGARAALNWQSNTSLQTALTNRGNAACAAAKLVASKLVQAMQCTPSSATCGPGGAMQCVNVLLTYNYQANPIVPILPLLGIVVPKSLSSSATVQLNPENIQ from the coding sequence ATGAAGCCCGCCACGATGCAGCGCGCATGTTTGCAACACCAACGAATCCATCAATGCGGAGCGCGGGCGCAGCGCGGTGCCACGGCGATTGAATTCGCCTTGGTGTTCCCGCTCTTCTTCGCGATCCTGTACGCGATCATCACGTTCAGCCTGATCCTCGTGGCCCAGCAGAATCTGACGTTGGCCGCGGAAGAGGGCGCGCGCGCGGCCTTGAACTGGCAGAGCAACACGTCGCTGCAAACCGCGTTGACCAACCGCGGCAATGCGGCCTGCGCGGCGGCCAAGCTGGTGGCCTCGAAACTGGTGCAGGCCATGCAATGCACGCCGTCTTCCGCGACGTGCGGGCCGGGCGGCGCCATGCAATGCGTGAACGTGCTGCTCACTTATAACTATCAGGCGAATCCGATCGTGCCGATCCTGCCGCTGCTGGGAATCGTGGTGCCGAAGTCGTTGTCGAGCAGCGCCACCGTACAACTCAATCCGGAGAACATCCAGTGA
- a CDS encoding prepilin peptidase: protein MNVFVGIMLFIAWAAVVAISDCRWRRISNSIVVAGLAAAFGCALFKCGPFGISPAHAGIGALIGLAALLPFFALGVMGAADVKIFAVLGAWCGMQALPGLWMAASLAAGVHALWLLIKTRTRLMSLVRRSGATFELAGKASTPYAACLTVAASGWLVLHGMAGGLR from the coding sequence ATGAATGTTTTCGTTGGCATTATGTTATTTATCGCCTGGGCCGCGGTAGTCGCGATTAGCGATTGCCGCTGGCGGCGTATATCCAATTCGATTGTCGTGGCGGGTTTAGCCGCGGCATTCGGCTGCGCGCTATTTAAATGCGGGCCTTTCGGCATTTCCCCTGCTCACGCGGGTATTGGGGCACTGATTGGTCTCGCTGCGTTGCTGCCGTTTTTTGCGCTCGGTGTCATGGGCGCCGCCGACGTCAAGATCTTCGCCGTGCTGGGTGCGTGGTGCGGTATGCAGGCGTTGCCCGGTCTGTGGATGGCCGCGAGTCTTGCAGCCGGCGTGCATGCGCTCTGGCTGCTGATCAAGACGCGCACGCGGCTCATGAGTCTTGTCCGTCGATCCGGCGCGACCTTCGAACTTGCCGGTAAAGCATCCACGCCGTACGCCGCGTGTCTCACCGTGGCCGCGAGCGGCTGGCTCGTGCTGCATGGCATGGCCGGAGGACTGCGATGA
- a CDS encoding Flp family type IVb pilin, whose protein sequence is MKKFTQRFLNDNKGVTAIEYGLIAGLVVLVIAGAVGTVGSNISTVMNKVASLITT, encoded by the coding sequence ATGAAAAAATTCACACAACGTTTTCTGAACGACAACAAAGGCGTGACCGCCATTGAATATGGCCTGATCGCGGGGCTTGTCGTGCTCGTCATCGCTGGGGCGGTGGGGACTGTCGGCTCGAATATCTCGACTGTGATGAACAAAGTCGCCAGCCTGATCACCACGTAA
- a CDS encoding collagen-like triple helix repeat-containing protein: MNIQTTNTTIRATLIAASVAAMLSLGACGGSGSLSSGTGSNGSGSAGGTLSTSGGGSGSMGSGGSGSGSGTTTGSNGSGTSGTGTGNGTGTGTGTTAVANALGTVAGNTGGVVSDVGSTVGSIGTVIGSQTLPGVSSQTTQAAGGIVQQVGAAVSTLGGGVSQGLGQLGTGGNAVGTTVSSLGGVVGHVGGAVTDAGNLVTSLGSGPLAPLSAITSPLGGVVNTLGGALTNGGSTLTTALSTGPVQQVTQTLSTAITPITSMVAATTQTVGNTTGLGAPLNGLLSAVGGGLGKAGALLTATGGNPVTAALGHTVTDTGTTVASVGGLLTGGSGGNPLAPLTSALGGLTGGTSSGPLAPLTSALGGLTGGTSSGPLALVTGVLGGLTGGTSSGPLAPVTGVLSSVTGAVGGAASGGSPLAPVTGLLSSVTSGLSGAAGGSSGPLAPVTGLLTSVTGALGSVTTTASATPTTTTTAASTSSGAGLSLSTSTGKGTTGNPLAPVTSLVGGLLGGLGKK, encoded by the coding sequence ATGAACATTCAAACGACCAACACGACGATACGGGCAACCCTGATTGCGGCCAGCGTAGCCGCGATGCTTTCTCTCGGTGCTTGCGGCGGCTCCGGCAGCCTGAGTTCCGGCACCGGCAGCAACGGTAGCGGCTCCGCGGGAGGCACACTGTCCACCTCGGGTGGCGGCAGTGGTTCGATGGGTTCGGGCGGCTCGGGCTCGGGCTCGGGCACCACCACCGGCAGCAACGGCTCGGGAACGTCGGGCACGGGAACAGGCAACGGAACCGGAACGGGAACGGGCACCACCGCGGTCGCCAACGCGCTCGGCACGGTCGCGGGCAATACGGGCGGCGTGGTCAGCGACGTCGGCTCGACGGTCGGCAGCATCGGCACCGTGATCGGCTCGCAGACCTTGCCCGGCGTCAGCTCGCAAACCACGCAGGCCGCCGGCGGCATCGTCCAGCAAGTCGGCGCGGCCGTGTCCACGCTCGGCGGCGGGGTGTCGCAAGGGCTCGGCCAACTCGGCACCGGCGGCAACGCGGTCGGCACGACGGTCTCGAGCCTGGGAGGGGTCGTGGGTCATGTCGGCGGCGCGGTGACGGATGCGGGCAACCTCGTGACGAGCCTCGGCAGCGGCCCGCTCGCTCCGCTGTCGGCGATCACCTCGCCGCTCGGCGGCGTCGTCAACACGCTCGGCGGCGCGCTCACCAATGGCGGCAGCACGCTCACCACCGCCCTCTCGACGGGCCCGGTCCAGCAAGTCACGCAAACCCTCAGCACCGCAATCACGCCGATTACGTCGATGGTCGCCGCGACCACGCAGACGGTCGGCAACACCACCGGCCTCGGCGCACCGCTGAACGGCCTGCTCTCGGCGGTCGGCGGCGGTCTCGGCAAAGCCGGCGCGCTGTTGACCGCGACCGGCGGCAACCCGGTCACGGCTGCACTCGGCCACACGGTGACCGACACCGGGACGACAGTCGCTTCGGTGGGCGGCCTGCTCACGGGTGGCAGCGGCGGCAATCCGCTCGCTCCGCTGACCAGCGCACTCGGCGGCCTGACCGGCGGCACCAGCAGCGGTCCGCTCGCTCCGCTGACCAGCGCGCTCGGCGGCCTGACTGGCGGCACCAGCAGCGGTCCGCTCGCTCTGGTGACCGGCGTGCTCGGCGGCCTGACCGGCGGCACCAGCAGCGGCCCGCTCGCTCCGGTCACCGGCGTGCTCAGCAGCGTGACAGGCGCAGTTGGCGGCGCAGCCAGCGGCGGCAGCCCGCTCGCACCCGTCACCGGCCTACTTTCGAGCGTGACGAGCGGCCTCTCCGGCGCGGCAGGCGGCAGCAGCGGCCCGCTCGCTCCGGTCACCGGCTTGCTGACGAGCGTGACGGGCGCGCTTGGCAGCGTCACGACCACGGCGAGCGCCACGCCGACTACGACGACCACGGCCGCCTCCACCAGCTCGGGCGCAGGTCTGTCGCTGTCGACCAGCACGGGTAAAGGCACGACAGGCAATCCGCTCGCACCGGTGACCTCGCTCGTCGGCGGCCTGCTCGGCGGATTGGGCAAGAAGTAA